The DNA region CAGCTCAGCCACGAATCCTTGATCGAGTATTTGATCGAGGAGTCCTATGAAGTGGTTGAGGCCATTGAAGCCGGGAAGACGCCAGCGGAGCTGCGTGGCGAACTTGGCGATGTGTTGCTTCAGGTGGTTCTACACGCGCGAATTGCTGAAGAATCAGGCCAGTTTGTCATCGATGATGTGGTGCGCGGCCTCACCGAAAAAATGACGCGGCGTAATGCGCATGTTTTCAAGCCGGATGGGAGTTTGCAGGAGCATTTTCCGGCATCCATCGATGAAATCATCACGAAGTGGAACCAGGCCAAGGCGCTGGAGAATCCGCAGCGAAGTCGCTTTGAAGGCATTCCAGCCTCATTGCCCGCGCTGGCTTTAGCGCAGAAGACGTTGCGTCGGGACAAGGTGGCTAGGTCGCCGTCGCAATTGGCTGAAGAAGAGCTTGGCGAGCAGCTCCTAGAGCTGGTCAGGTCCAATCCGGACGTGGACGCCGAGCGGGCCTTGCGGATGGCGGTTCGCAGATTTCAAGGTGAACACGATGGCTGAACTATTTAGCGCGGCCGACGTGAGCTTCCGGCAAGCTGTTGCGGAGGACGTCGTCGAAATTGTTGCGCTGTTGACTGATGACGCGCTCGGCGTCGGTCGTGAGGGAACGGATCTCGCGCCGTATTACGCGGCATTTGCTGCAATTCAAGCCGACGCTGGGTAACTCTTGCTTGTTGGCGCCCGTGCTGCGGAACTGGTGGCCACTTTTCAGCTGAGTTTTATTCCGGGCATGTCTCGGGGTGGTGCACTCCGGGCGCAGATTGAATCGGTGCGCGTGGCCGAGTCATTGCGCGGTAGTGGTGTCGGCTCTTTGATGATTCAGTGGGCTATCGAAGAGGCCAAGTGTCGCGGTTGTGCGATAGTGCAACTGAGTACGGATAAATCGAGGGTAGACGCGCATCGCTTCTACGAGAAGCTTGGATTTGTCGCTAGCCACGAGGGTATGAAGCTTGTTTTCTAGATTGAGTTCCGCGCGGTTCACCACTTTCTAGTGATTCTGAGTTCTAGTAAAGGCCAGAATCAGCTGAAATGCGGCTAGAAAGTGGTGAACAGTGCTGGTGCGGACGCATCAGTCTGAAAGTAGTTTGTAGATCGTTCGGCGGGCCTCATCGAGCGAGGCAGTTACGGTGCGCAGCTGCTCTTCGGTACCGTCCATCGTAATTTGTTGAACAGCTCCCATGAGCTTGCCAATGCTGAGACGCAAGTCGTGTGCTGCGCCAGTTTCTTCACGAACTTCGGCCCAAACTGCAGCCAGTTCGTCTTTGTGTTCAGCCACGTAGCTGCGGCCTTCTTCGCTGAGCTCAAATTCGGTGCGTCGGCCTTCGCCGATCGATACGATGAGCCCTTCAGCTTGTAGCCCCGAAAGTGCAGGGTATACCGAGCCGGGGCTTGGCCGCCAGGCGCCATCTGAATGCAAGGCGATGGCTTTCATTAGGCCGTAGCCGTTGTAGTTCGAATCGCTCAACCGGGAAAGGATCGCGTTGCGGACGTCGCCTTTTTGTGCGCGTCCGCCGCCAAATGGGCTGGGACCGAATCCTGGACCAAAGCCACGTCCACGACCGCGGTGGGGGCCGCCGCGGTCAGCGCCGCGGTCTTCGCCGAAGCGATCGTCCCGCCGGTTGCGGCGGTCTTCTCGAAAGCCATCCGCACCCATCCGAAGCGGATCGCCATGGTGGCTATGCCGTGTTGAGTCATCGTCATGTTTGAATTCCTTGTTTTTCATGAGTTATATCTTTCTGTAAGTCGCAATGTCGCGATACGTCAAAGATATATCGCTATGTTCGAAACGTCAAGTAATACATACTGGCGAGGCGTTAGGCTTAGTAAGACACCGTCGTCGTCAGTCATTCACTGTGAATTTGAACGCTCAAGGAGCCCCTTCTATGGCCATCATTGACG from Renibacterium salmoninarum ATCC 33209 includes:
- a CDS encoding MazG nucleotide pyrophosphohydrolase domain-containing protein, encoding MSADFDRLVWTIAALREHCPWMRQLSHESLIEYLIEESYEVVEAIEAGKTPAELRGELGDVLLQVVLHARIAEESGQFVIDDVVRGLTEKMTRRNAHVFKPDGSLQEHFPASIDEIITKWNQAKALENPQRSRFEGIPASLPALALAQKTLRRDKVARSPSQLAEEELGEQLLELVRSNPDVDAERALRMAVRRFQGEHDG
- a CDS encoding GNAT family N-acetyltransferase; protein product: MLVGARAAELVATFQLSFIPGMSRGGALRAQIESVRVAESLRGSGVGSLMIQWAIEEAKCRGCAIVQLSTDKSRVDAHRFYEKLGFVASHEGMKLVF
- a CDS encoding PadR family transcriptional regulator encodes the protein MKNKEFKHDDDSTRHSHHGDPLRMGADGFREDRRNRRDDRFGEDRGADRGGPHRGRGRGFGPGFGPSPFGGGRAQKGDVRNAILSRLSDSNYNGYGLMKAIALHSDGAWRPSPGSVYPALSGLQAEGLIVSIGEGRRTEFELSEEGRSYVAEHKDELAAVWAEVREETGAAHDLRLSIGKLMGAVQQITMDGTEEQLRTVTASLDEARRTIYKLLSD